In the Eremothecium cymbalariae DBVPG#7215 chromosome 7, complete sequence genome, one interval contains:
- the APN1 gene encoding DNA-(apurinic or apyrimidinic site) lyase APN1 (similar to Ashbya gossypii ABL054C), with the protein MSFVKSTTSKYKFGAHVSAAGGISNSVSNAFNIGCNSFAMFLKSPRQWNSKPYTKEEIQKFKDNCDKLGYNAKTDILPHGSYFINLANPDHEKAEKAYGAFIDDLQRCEQLGIGLYNFHPGSSLKGDHQRQLDQLAKYINKAIDETSFVKIVLENMAGHGNLIGSNLNDLKTVISLVEKKGRVGVCVDTCHTFAAGYDISDQKSFDSFWKQFDSIVGMKYLSGIHLNDSKAPLAANADRHELLGEGYLGLGVFHTISHTDFLKNIPVILETPQKEDKGYGEEIKLLEWLETLDVDVTKNEEYLLKSEQLHKRGFKSRQEFATKFEKKRAKSSKDSSKKRSAGSDDIISQLANRKLPKRE; encoded by the coding sequence ATGTCCTTTGTGAAGTCCACCACGTCAAAGTATAAGTTTGGGGCACATGTTAGTGCAGCTGGGGGGATTTCGAATAGTGTATCGAACGCATTTAATATTGGATGTAATTCATTTGCTATGTTTCTTAAATCCCCTAGACAATGGAACTCCAAACCATACACCAAGGAGGAAATACAGAAGTTTAAGGATAACTGTGACAAGTTAGGATATAATGCAAAAACGGATATTTTGCCGCATGGCTCGtactttattaatttgGCCAACCCGGACCACGAGAAGGCCGAGAAGGCGTATGGGGCGTTTATCGATGACTTACAGCGGTGCGAACAGCTCGGGATTGGTCTGTATAACTTCCACCCTGGTTCTTCGCTGAAGGGTGATCATCAGAGACAGTTGGATCAGCTTGCCAAGTACATTAACAAGGCAATTGACGAGACCAGTTTTGTCAAGATTGTGTTGGAAAATATGGCTGGACATGGGAATTTGATTGGTTCGAACTTAAACGACCTGAAGACGGTGATAAGTcttgttgaaaagaaggGTAGGGTTGGCGTTTGCGTTGATACTTGCCATACGTTTGCTGCTGGTTATGATATAAGCGATCAGAAGTCTTTTGATAGTTTTTGGAAACAGTTTGATTCAATTGTGGGTATGAAGTATTTGAGTGGTATCCACCTGAACGATTCGAAAGCTCCACTAGCTGCCAATGCTGATAGACATGAACTGCTTGGAGAAGGTTATTTGGGTTTGGGTGTGTTCCACACCATATCTCACACCGATTTCCTAAAGAATATCCCAGTTATCTTAGAGACTCCGCAAAAGGAAGACAAAGGATATGGGGAGGAAATAAAACTACTGGAATGGTTAGAAACACTAGATGTTGATGTTACCAAGAACGAAGAATACCTATTGAAATCAGAACAGCTGCACAAACGGGGTTTCAAATCTAGACAGGAATTTGCCACAAAATTCGAGAAAAAGAGAGCTAAAAGCTCAAAGGATAGCAGCAAAAAGCGTTCAGCTGGCTCAGACGATATAATATCTCAGCTGGCTAATAGGAAATTGCCCAAGAGAGAATGA
- a CDS encoding uncharacterized protein (similar to Ashbya gossypii ABL053W), producing the protein MIISNKSDNKVPNYARNIGHSKVSGEASSSDNTEEDKKILSTLNNFDASPIDTASRIPRISFLLCDTSPNVISADTLQTPSLTKSLDTSFSFTSPKLAKFQECVSPVVSVNRGFRYTIKEEEDHTTEKKQRKNIKLPEEICFSGGFLRNTMIRYYDTEVLRSSDKKSLRSPQKGDFHQILKDVRQAEVIFENKSIDDLGPFLDAKAKSLEPGVKDFRTIIALRRWQYDNRISLMFGINPDQVEDKSDVFHFSIISRKCEHDDPAAKISIGWIHLVATYELALLLEFIFGDIDENIWANDELLSAEVANDPKKRYQSRMRSRYKGAIFITVYASRKLNKNTPGFLEGNSSGEEEVPMEASSVSRKKTKIKIKRKTLRLKAALYDQMLSYRIGVTGQPSHSLVKVDKLMWIIERSVEAYSWVNPSVAPAEGYKRLF; encoded by the coding sequence ATGATCATATCAAATAAGTCAGATAATAAAGTTCCTAATTACGCTAGGAATATTGGGCACTCCAAGGTCTCAGGGGAAGCTTCAAGTTCGGATAACACTGAGgaagacaaaaaaatattgagtACTTTAAATAACTTTGATGCTTCTCCTATTGATACGGCGTCGAGGATTCCGCGCATCTCCTTTCTCTTGTGTGACACTAGTCCCAATGTGATATCGGCAGACACGCTGCAGACACCTTCGTTGACTAAGTCACTGGATACTTCATTTAGCTTCACCTCTCCCAAACTAGCTAAGTTTCAGGAATGTGTTTCTCCGGTTGTGTCAGTCAATAGAGGATTTCGCTACAcaataaaagaagaagaggacCATACCACCGAGAAGAAGcaaagaaagaatattaaacTTCCTGAAGAAATTTGCTTCAGTGGGGGGTTTTTAAGGAACACCATGATACGGTACTACGATACTGAAGTGCTCAGGAGCAGTGATAAGAAAAGCCTGCGTTCTCCACAGAAGGGGGACTTTCATCAGATTTTGAAAGACGTCAGGCAAGCTGAAGtgatttttgaaaacaagTCTATTGACGACTTGGGGCCGTTTTTGGATGCCAAGGCCAAGTCTTTAGAGCCGGGTGTCAAAGATTTTAGAACTATCATTGCCCTCAGGAGATGGCAATATGATAATCGTATATCTTTAATGTTTGGAATTAACCCTGATCAGGTAGAAGATAAGAGTGACGTTTTCCACttttctattatatctAGAAAATGTGAGCATGATGATCCAGCTGCGAAGATTTCGATAGGGTGGATACATTTAGTTGCCACATATGAACTCGCATTATTGTTGGAGTTTATCTTTGGCGacattgatgaaaatatctGGGCGAACGATGAACTTCTTAGCGCAGAAGTGGCCAATGATCCAAAGAAGCGATACCAATCCAGAATGAGATCACGTTATAAAGGTGCCATTTTTATAACAGTATATGCCTCCCGaaagttgaataaaaaTACTCCAGGATTCCTGGAGGGCAACAGTAGTGGGGAAGAGGAGGTGCCAATGGAAGCTAGTTCTGTGAGCCGGAAGAAGACCAAAATtaagataaaaagaaaaacgtTAAGATTGAAAGCTGCACTCTATGACCAAATGTTATCTTACAGAATAGGTGTCACAGGTCAACCATCACACTCTTTGGTTAAGGTTGATAAGCTTATGTGGATTATTGAAAGATCTGTGGAAGCATATTCATGGGTAAACCCTTCAGTAGCACCAGCAGAGGGTTATAAGAGGTTATTTTAG
- the PRR1 gene encoding serine/threonine protein kinase PRR1 (similar to Ashbya gossypii ABL055C): MGNTYDSGDLSKSIKIDEEGFNGLEEERDPREDVDIPLQGQSDSLTSIRSKDNVHVLPTPSTASFSPDFKVMPSEEVELHIPKRRHSQKWHQHSSYMKLNNDIWNLPSTLDIGSRSIPNQRVASDYCTGAPSFKNEGVLGNRVVSLPGIESDLSAGSPSTAKTQLKPLTIFEESIGQLPESDEQQQEKLQQQVQQHRLQLQRLKLKEQEEEQEEEQEEEQETGILSHHPQESQKRSFPESTSDEEDKHLVGYLMPELRDTLLWRKVKRIGSGNFSDVYMYELVDKQEFHIFDKVAVKCIRYPSDLLLSQSRLSPKVNETLSRLESSLTRELSVLRELDHPCIVKLYGINNPEFLISKRPLTGRNENKPFPLCKMIMSYCAGGDLLDMAKQRRFPDWLLQRIFAELAHSVLYLHTNLIIHRDLKLENVLIKYPLSYLLTARNEVEHSIIELADFGLCRRIEPNELCTTRCGSEDYVSPEILMGLPYDGRLCDTWALGVVLYALLEDRLPFDPLPSQIQHKTRPRSTAHRIARYEWRWLLLAEKEHNAKSIVNNCLVNRQNRWNIHDIIKSDYVSSIVSKLSFLLDIKTMQHA; this comes from the coding sequence ATGGGCAATACTTATGATTCGGGGGATTTGTCTAAATCCATAAAAATAGATGAAGAGGGGTTTAATGgtttggaagaagaaagggATCCGCGGGAGGATGTTGATATACCATTACAAGGGCAGTCGGATTCTCTCACCAGTATAAGGAGTAAGGATAATGTACATGTTCTTCCCACACCTTCAACAGCGAGTTTTTCACCTGACTTTAAAGTAATGCCAAGTGAAGAGGTTGAACTACATATACCCAAGAGAAGGCATTCTCAGAAATGGCACCAACACTCATCGTATATGAAGTTGAACAATGATATATGGAATTTACCTTCGACTCTCGACATAGGTTCACGGAGTATACCCAATCAGAGGGTCGCATCGGATTATTGTACGGGCGCGCCTTCATTTAAGAATGAGGGGGTTCTTGGGAACCGTGTTGTTTCCTTGCCAGGCATAGAGTCTGATTTGTCTGCGGGGTCTCCATCTACTGCCAAAACTCAATTAAAGCCGCTGACTATCTTCGAGGAGTCAATTGGGCAGTTACCAGAATCGGATGAACAGCAACAAGAAAAACTACAACAACaggtgcagcagcatcGGCTTCAATTACAACGGCTAAAATTgaaggagcaggaggaggagcaggaggaagAACAGGAGGAGGAACAGGAGACAGGGATCCTATCTCACCACCCTCAAGAATCACAGAAACGAAGCTTCCCAGAGAGTACATCAGATGAGGAAGATAAACATTTGGTAGGCTACCTCATGCCGGAGCTGCGCGATACTCTGTTGTGGAGGAAAGTGAAACGTATAGGGTCCGGTAATTTTAGCGATGTTTACATGTATGAACTAGTTGATAAGCAAGAATTTCATATTTTCGATAAGGTTGCTGTGAAGTGCATTAGGTATCCCTCTGATTTATTGTTGTCGCAGTCTAGATTGTCGCCCAAAGTTAACGAGACACTGTCACGTTTGGAAAGTTCCCTTACTCGTGAGCTTTCTGTATTGAGAGAGCTCGATCACCCTTGTATCGTGAAGTTGTACGGCATTAATAATCCCGAGTTCTTGATCAGCAAGAGACCGTTAACAGGTCGTAATGAAAACAAACCTTTCCCGTTATGTAAAATGATCATGTCATACTGCGCCGGCGGAGACCTCCTGGACATGGCGAAACAGAGGAGATTTCCCGATTGGCTGCTACAGAGAATCTTTGCTGAATTGGCGCATTCTGTTCTCTATTTGCATACAAATTTAATTATCCATAGGGATTTGAAGTTGGAGAATGTCTTGATAAAATACCCACTATCGTATCTGCTCACAGCACGAAACGAGGTAGAACATAGCATCATTGAATTAGCTGATTTTGGTCTCTGCAGAAGAATCGAGCCAAATGAATTATGCACAACTCGTTGTGGATCAGAAGATTACGTTTCCCCTGAAATACTAATGGGGCTACCTTATGACGGCCGACTTTGTGATACCTGGGCCTTGGGGGTGGTCCTTTATGCATTGTTGGAGGATAGATTGCCCTTTGACCCACTTCCCTCCCAGATTCAACATAAAACTCGACCAAGGTCTACCGCCCATAGAATTGCAAGATACGAATGGAGATGGCTACTTCTGGCTGAGAAAGAACATAACGCAAAATCTATTGTAAATAACTGTCTTGTCAATAGACAAAACCGTTGGAATATTCatgatatcatcaaaagtgattatgtttcttcaattgtCTCTAAGCTCAGTTTTCTACTGGACATTAAAACAATGCAGCACGCAtga
- a CDS encoding glucose-6-phosphate 1-epimerase (similar to Ashbya gossypii ABL056C): protein MPVEATETEVVVTHPSNGNTAVKILNYGATAYSWTIEGKEQLWLSAAAKLDGSKPVRGGIPLVFPVFGKNTDDEYLSKLPQHGVARNSTWEFLGQVKENPPTVQFGLGPELANEELTSLWPFDYTLVLTIELGKEHLKTDIEVVNTSTAEALKFNWLFHTYLKIDDIEDTMVSNLAEFKVYDQVLKQTYIDNQPVVSVHEELDRVYQKVSENRVIQVVDKGEPIHTLKRKNLPDVVVWNPWVDKSKSMADFEPKSDYEKMICIEPGHVHDFIVLKPGEKWSGSQLLSKDSLKYQVV, encoded by the coding sequence ATGCCAGTGGAAGCAACTGAAACAGAAGTGGTTGTTACACATCCTTCTAATGGAAATACTGCGGTTAAAATATTGAACTATGGGGCCACAGCTTACTCTTGGACTATTGAAGGAAAGGAGCAATTATGGCTATCAGCAGCTGCTAAGCTAGATGGATCGAAACCGGTACGTGGTGGTATCCCATTAGTTTTCCCAGTTTTTGGGAAGAATACAGATGACGAATATTTATCGAAGTTGCCCCAGCATGGAGTTGCTAGGAATTCTACGTGGGAATTTCTTGGACAAGTCAAGGAAAACCCACCTACTGTGCAGTTTGGATTGGGCCCAGAGTTGGCTAATGAAGAGCTTACGTCTCTGTGGCCATTCGACTATACTTTGGTGTTGACAATTGAATTAGGCAAGGAGCACTTGAAGACGGATATCGAAGTTGTGAACACATCTACCGCAGAAGCTTTGAAGTTTAACTGGTTGTTCCATACATACCTGAAGATTGATGACATTGAAGATACAATGGTCTCAAATCTAGCTGAATTTAAAGTTTACGATCAGGTCTTGAAACAGACATACATTGACAACCAGCCAGTCGTTTCCGTTCACGAAGAACTAGACAGGGTGTACCAGAAGGTGTCGGAGAATAGGGTAATTCAGGTTGTCGACAAGGGCGAGCCAATACATACGCTCAAGAGGAAGAATCTCCCTGATGTCGTTGTGTGGAATCCATGGGTTGATAAGTCAAAATCCATGGCTGATTTCGAACCAAAATCTGATTACGAAAAGATGATATGTATTGAACCTGGCCATGTTCACGACTTTATAGTTTTAAAGCCAGGTGAGAAATGGTCCGGATCCCAATTGCTATCCAAGGACAGTTTGAAGTATCAAGTGGTCTGA